Within the Synergistaceae bacterium genome, the region CTCATCTCCTCGCTTCCTTCAGAAAATCTCCCAGTTCCCGGGGCAGCGGGACGCGGAATTCCATTTTGGCTGCGGTCCTGGGGTGGACAAAGGCAAGCCTCCATGAGTGAAGGAATATACGTTCTTCGCCAAACGGGGATTTTTGGGACGGAGCATACAGCCTGTCCCCTACGAGCGGGCAGTTTATCGCCCGCATGTGGACGCGTATCTGGTGCGTCCTGCCTGTATGCAGGCGGCATCTGACGAATGAATAACCGTTTTTGCTCCATATCACGCTGTAATCCGTCCATGCGTCCCTGCCGTCGTCGACAACGGCCATCCTCAGCCTGTTGTACGGGTCCCTGCCTACGGGATAGCGTATCACGCCCTCCTTTGAAGGCGGCGTGCCATAACATAGGGCAAGATACTCCTTCTCTACCCTGCGCGACTTGAAATCCCTGAACAGGCCCTCCTGGGCGAGCCCGTTGCGCGCGACCACCATAAGGCCGGAAGTCGTGGCGTCCAGCCTGTGCACTATGCCGGGGCGCCGCACGCCGTTGAGGTTCCCCATGTCGGGAAACCTGTACAGAAGCCCGTGGACCAGCGTGCCGCTCCAGTGCCCGGGCGCGGGGTGCACGACAAGGCCTGCCGGCTTGTTTACCACGATTATATCATCGTCATGCCATATAACATCGAAAGGCACATCCTCGGGCTCAAGGTCCAGAACTTCCGGCGGCGGCACCGTGACGTTCATCACATCACCTTCCGCGGCCTTTATCGATGGCTTTATGCGCCTTTCGGGGACCAGTGAGACGCGTCCCTCTTTGATCAGTTTCTGAGAAAATCCCCTGCTTATGCCCATTGCCCGCGACAGCACGAAATCGATCCTGTGGCCCGCCATATCGCCGGCAACGGTAAAGGACTGCTGCACGGCAACATCGCCGGCAGCCCCTTCGTCGCCATAGAAAAACAGGGAAGAGGTCTCCCTCTCCCCCGCTTCTGACATATTATTTTCCACGTTACCTTCCGAGCACATCTCTGCAGCGGTCACAAAGCCCGTTCGCCGCTACTTCGGGGCGTCTCTTCCAACAGCGCGGGCATTTCTCGTCCGCAGACCTGCTTATGCCTATCGTGAGCCCTGTCGTCTCGTCCTCGTGCACGACCTCCGCGCCGCGCACCTCATCGACGACCTCGCAGGACGAAACGATGAGCACCGTCTCCCATGTCTCGTCGCTTATCTTTCCGGCAAGCCCTTTATAGTAATCGCTGAGCTTTATCTGCACGTGAGCGTCCAGCGGGTGCCCGATGATGCCCCTGCCCCTTGCGGCTTCGAGACCGCGCAGCACTCCCTGCCTTGCATTCATCACCTTATCCCAGAGATCCTCGACAGACGGATCGAGCCCCTGGCTGAGATCCTCCGGCCAGTCCGTGAGCAGTACGCTCTCGGGCAGCGTCGGGTCCATACCGCGCATCTGCTGCCATATCTCCTCCGATGTGAACGAGAGCACGGGCGCCATCATCCTTGTTATGGTATTGAGGACCTCCCACATCACGGTGCGTATAGAGCGGCGGCTATGGTCGTGTTCACCGTCGGCATAGAGTTTGTCCTTGCTGACATCTATATAGAAAGAGCTGAGCTCGTTGTCGCAGAACTGGTGGATGAGGGTCATCGGCTGATGGAACTCGTATTCGTCAAAACCTGTCGTAGCCCTTGAACGCAGCTTTTCAAGCTTGATCAGTATGTACTGGTCTATCTGCGTGAGCTCCGAATGCGGGAGCGGATCCTTAGCCGGATCGAACCCTTTGAGGTTCGCCAGCAGAAAGCGGGCTGTGTTTCTGATGCGCCGGTACGACTCGATAAGATTGTCGAATATCTCCTGCGAGATACGGACGTCGCCGCGGTAGTCGGAGGAAGCGACCCAGAGGCGCAGGATGTCAGCGCCGTTTTTATCTATTATTTTATCCGGCGTCATAGAATTGCCGAGAGACTTGGACATCTTTCTGCCGTCCCCGGCCATGATGAATCCGTGGGTCAGGACCATCCTGTAGGGTGCGGTCCCGCGGGTCGCAACGCTGTTGAGCAGCGATGTCTGGAACCATCCGCGGTGCTGGTCGCTGCCCTCAAGGTACATATCCGCAGGCCAGCTCAGATCCTCCCAGTTTTCAAGGACAGCCGCATGGCTTGACCCGGAATCGAACCAGACGTCCATTATATCTGAATCCTTGCGCAGGCGCCTGCCGCCGCACTTCGGGCAGACCGCCAGATCTCCTGTAAGCTCTTCGGGAGTCATGCTCCACCAGCAGTTGCTGCCGTTTTCCCTGATCATGTCGGCGACCCTGCGGACCCTGTCGCCTGTCAGTATGACCTCTCCGCAGTCCTCGCAGTAAAACGCGGGGATTGGGACGCCCCACGTCCTCTGCCGGCTGATGCACCAGTCAGAGCGGTCCCTGACCATATTTGTTATGCGTTCCTTGCCCCATTCAGGGATCCAGATGACCTCGTCGATGCACTTGAGCGCCTTGTCCCTGAAATCCGCTACAGAGACGAACCACTGCTCCGTAGCGCGGAAGATCACCGGCTTCTTGCAGCGCCAGCAGTGCGGGTATGAGTGGGTTATCTTATGGCTGCCAAGGAGCCTCTTTGATCCGCCCAGCAGCTCGAAGACCTTCTTTTCACCTGCGGCAAGC harbors:
- a CDS encoding RluA family pseudouridine synthase; translated protein: MSEAGERETSSLFFYGDEGAAGDVAVQQSFTVAGDMAGHRIDFVLSRAMGISRGFSQKLIKEGRVSLVPERRIKPSIKAAEGDVMNVTVPPPEVLDLEPEDVPFDVIWHDDDIIVVNKPAGLVVHPAPGHWSGTLVHGLLYRFPDMGNLNGVRRPGIVHRLDATTSGLMVVARNGLAQEGLFRDFKSRRVEKEYLALCYGTPPSKEGVIRYPVGRDPYNRLRMAVVDDGRDAWTDYSVIWSKNGYSFVRCRLHTGRTHQIRVHMRAINCPLVGDRLYAPSQKSPFGEERIFLHSWRLAFVHPRTAAKMEFRVPLPRELGDFLKEARR
- the ileS gene encoding isoleucine--tRNA ligase, encoding MANDYKDTLFLPQTSFPMRANLSQREPEFLKFWHDMDLYGELRKKNRGKPSFILHDGPPYANASIHIGTATNKILKDFVVKYKWQRGYFAPYVPGYDTHGLPIELKVLKEQGLDRDNISPVELREKCSAYAKSFAKIQTEQFKRLGVIGDWEHPYMTLVPAYEATQTEGFADMVDKGFVYKGRKAIYWCTDCQTALAAAEIEYSDETSPSIFVAYSYTDAGKVFPELAGRDVDVIIWTTTPWTLPASMAVAVHPRFDYGFYRAGDKYYLIAQGLRDEVEKATGLVLGEPVISCKGAQLENSKAMHPFYDREIPIVLAEYVTLESGTGCVHTAPGHGTEDYETGVRYGLDIYNPVDETGHYYMDTPIFGGMPLAAGEKKVFELLGGSKRLLGSHKITHSYPHCWRCKKPVIFRATEQWFVSVADFRDKALKCIDEVIWIPEWGKERITNMVRDRSDWCISRQRTWGVPIPAFYCEDCGEVILTGDRVRRVADMIRENGSNCWWSMTPEELTGDLAVCPKCGGRRLRKDSDIMDVWFDSGSSHAAVLENWEDLSWPADMYLEGSDQHRGWFQTSLLNSVATRGTAPYRMVLTHGFIMAGDGRKMSKSLGNSMTPDKIIDKNGADILRLWVASSDYRGDVRISQEIFDNLIESYRRIRNTARFLLANLKGFDPAKDPLPHSELTQIDQYILIKLEKLRSRATTGFDEYEFHQPMTLIHQFCDNELSSFYIDVSKDKLYADGEHDHSRRSIRTVMWEVLNTITRMMAPVLSFTSEEIWQQMRGMDPTLPESVLLTDWPEDLSQGLDPSVEDLWDKVMNARQGVLRGLEAARGRGIIGHPLDAHVQIKLSDYYKGLAGKISDETWETVLIVSSCEVVDEVRGAEVVHEDETTGLTIGISRSADEKCPRCWKRRPEVAANGLCDRCRDVLGR